In Zingiber officinale cultivar Zhangliang chromosome 6A, Zo_v1.1, whole genome shotgun sequence, a single genomic region encodes these proteins:
- the LOC121997727 gene encoding sirohydrochlorin ferrochelatase, chloroplastic-like isoform X4 — protein sequence MMQSAKTLSQALITRGTSSRRERVRILESQVTTKFVSLPRTMSKSCALSTKFDLNHRNKVAGRVEYMLSENDAVIIVDHGSRRQESNDMLNEFVAMFKARTGYQIVEPAHMKRFIDAKLSSLLMQEKQEIVDSCCFHFTKPIHYLYLLSELAEPSISDAFKLCVQKGATRVIVSPFFLFPGRHWLQDVMNDRIKYCLSHVAGDADECSVCAGTGKCRLYQT from the exons ATGATGCAATCTGCTAAAACCCTATCTCAAGCGCTGATCACAAG AGGAACAAGTTCAAGAAGGGAACGTGTGAGGATTCTTGAGAGTCAGGTTACTACCAAATTCGTCAGCTTGCCAAGAACTATGTCGAAAAGCTGTGCCCTCTCCACAAAATTCGATTTGAATCACAGGAATAAGGTAGCAGGAAGAGTGGAATATATGCTTAGTGAAAATGATGCGGTAATCATTGTTGACCATGGATCCCGACGGCAAGAATCTAATGATATGCTAA ATGAGTTCGTTGCGATGTTCAAAGCTAGAACAGGCTATCAGATAGTAGAGCCTGCTCATATG AAAAGATTCATTGATGCCAAACTTTCTTCACTCTTGATGCAAGAAAAGCAGGAAATTGTTGACTCATGTTGTTTCCACTTTACCAAACCAATTCACTATCTCTATTTGCTCTCT GAATTAGCTGAACCATCAATCAGTGATGCATTCAAATTATGTGTGCAAAAAGGAGCAACACGAGTTATTGTTAgtccttttttccttttcccaGGACGGCACTGGCTTCAG GATGTCATGAACGATCGGATAAAATACTGTCTGAGCCATGTAGCTGGCGATGCTGATGAGTGCAGTGTGTGTGCTGGAACAGGAAAATGCCGCTTGTACCAAACTTAA
- the LOC121997727 gene encoding sirohydrochlorin ferrochelatase, chloroplastic-like isoform X1, with protein sequence MMQSAKTLSQALITRGTSSRRERVRILESQVTTKFVSLPRTMSKSCALSTKFDLNHRNKVAGRVEYMLSENDAVIIVDHGSRRQESNDMLNEFVAMFKARTGYQIVEPAHMKRFIDAKLSSLLMQEKQEIVDSCCFHFTKPIHYLYLLSELAEPSISDAFKLCVQKGATRVIVSPFFLFPGRHWLQDIPALVTDASKYHSGISFVITAPLGLHELMVDVMNDRIKYCLSHVAGDADECSVCAGTGKCRLYQT encoded by the exons ATGATGCAATCTGCTAAAACCCTATCTCAAGCGCTGATCACAAG AGGAACAAGTTCAAGAAGGGAACGTGTGAGGATTCTTGAGAGTCAGGTTACTACCAAATTCGTCAGCTTGCCAAGAACTATGTCGAAAAGCTGTGCCCTCTCCACAAAATTCGATTTGAATCACAGGAATAAGGTAGCAGGAAGAGTGGAATATATGCTTAGTGAAAATGATGCGGTAATCATTGTTGACCATGGATCCCGACGGCAAGAATCTAATGATATGCTAA ATGAGTTCGTTGCGATGTTCAAAGCTAGAACAGGCTATCAGATAGTAGAGCCTGCTCATATG AAAAGATTCATTGATGCCAAACTTTCTTCACTCTTGATGCAAGAAAAGCAGGAAATTGTTGACTCATGTTGTTTCCACTTTACCAAACCAATTCACTATCTCTATTTGCTCTCT GAATTAGCTGAACCATCAATCAGTGATGCATTCAAATTATGTGTGCAAAAAGGAGCAACACGAGTTATTGTTAgtccttttttccttttcccaGGACGGCACTGGCTTCAG GATATCCCAGCTTTAGTCACTGATGCATCCAAGTATCATTCTGGCATATCATTTGTCATAACTGCACCTCTTGGTCTACATGAACTTATGGTG GATGTCATGAACGATCGGATAAAATACTGTCTGAGCCATGTAGCTGGCGATGCTGATGAGTGCAGTGTGTGTGCTGGAACAGGAAAATGCCGCTTGTACCAAACTTAA
- the LOC121997727 gene encoding sirohydrochlorin ferrochelatase, chloroplastic-like isoform X2, with protein MMQSAKTLSQALITRGTSSRRERVRILESQVTTKFVSLPRTMSKSCALSTKFDLNHRNKVAGRVEYMLSENDAVIIVDHGSRRQESNDMLNEFVAMFKARTGYQIVEPAHMQEIVDSCCFHFTKPIHYLYLLSELAEPSISDAFKLCVQKGATRVIVSPFFLFPGRHWLQDIPALVTDASKYHSGISFVITAPLGLHELMVDVMNDRIKYCLSHVAGDADECSVCAGTGKCRLYQT; from the exons ATGATGCAATCTGCTAAAACCCTATCTCAAGCGCTGATCACAAG AGGAACAAGTTCAAGAAGGGAACGTGTGAGGATTCTTGAGAGTCAGGTTACTACCAAATTCGTCAGCTTGCCAAGAACTATGTCGAAAAGCTGTGCCCTCTCCACAAAATTCGATTTGAATCACAGGAATAAGGTAGCAGGAAGAGTGGAATATATGCTTAGTGAAAATGATGCGGTAATCATTGTTGACCATGGATCCCGACGGCAAGAATCTAATGATATGCTAA ATGAGTTCGTTGCGATGTTCAAAGCTAGAACAGGCTATCAGATAGTAGAGCCTGCTCATATG CAGGAAATTGTTGACTCATGTTGTTTCCACTTTACCAAACCAATTCACTATCTCTATTTGCTCTCT GAATTAGCTGAACCATCAATCAGTGATGCATTCAAATTATGTGTGCAAAAAGGAGCAACACGAGTTATTGTTAgtccttttttccttttcccaGGACGGCACTGGCTTCAG GATATCCCAGCTTTAGTCACTGATGCATCCAAGTATCATTCTGGCATATCATTTGTCATAACTGCACCTCTTGGTCTACATGAACTTATGGTG GATGTCATGAACGATCGGATAAAATACTGTCTGAGCCATGTAGCTGGCGATGCTGATGAGTGCAGTGTGTGTGCTGGAACAGGAAAATGCCGCTTGTACCAAACTTAA
- the LOC121997727 gene encoding sirohydrochlorin ferrochelatase, chloroplastic-like isoform X3 has protein sequence MMQSAKTLSQALITRGTSSRRERVRILESQVTTKFVSLPRTMSKSCALSTKFDLNHRNKVAGRVEYMLSENDAVIIVDHGSRRQESNDMLNEFVAMFKARTGYQIVEPAHMEIVDSCCFHFTKPIHYLYLLSELAEPSISDAFKLCVQKGATRVIVSPFFLFPGRHWLQDIPALVTDASKYHSGISFVITAPLGLHELMVDVMNDRIKYCLSHVAGDADECSVCAGTGKCRLYQT, from the exons ATGATGCAATCTGCTAAAACCCTATCTCAAGCGCTGATCACAAG AGGAACAAGTTCAAGAAGGGAACGTGTGAGGATTCTTGAGAGTCAGGTTACTACCAAATTCGTCAGCTTGCCAAGAACTATGTCGAAAAGCTGTGCCCTCTCCACAAAATTCGATTTGAATCACAGGAATAAGGTAGCAGGAAGAGTGGAATATATGCTTAGTGAAAATGATGCGGTAATCATTGTTGACCATGGATCCCGACGGCAAGAATCTAATGATATGCTAA ATGAGTTCGTTGCGATGTTCAAAGCTAGAACAGGCTATCAGATAGTAGAGCCTGCTCATATG GAAATTGTTGACTCATGTTGTTTCCACTTTACCAAACCAATTCACTATCTCTATTTGCTCTCT GAATTAGCTGAACCATCAATCAGTGATGCATTCAAATTATGTGTGCAAAAAGGAGCAACACGAGTTATTGTTAgtccttttttccttttcccaGGACGGCACTGGCTTCAG GATATCCCAGCTTTAGTCACTGATGCATCCAAGTATCATTCTGGCATATCATTTGTCATAACTGCACCTCTTGGTCTACATGAACTTATGGTG GATGTCATGAACGATCGGATAAAATACTGTCTGAGCCATGTAGCTGGCGATGCTGATGAGTGCAGTGTGTGTGCTGGAACAGGAAAATGCCGCTTGTACCAAACTTAA
- the LOC121997727 gene encoding sirohydrochlorin ferrochelatase, chloroplastic-like isoform X5 codes for MMQSAKTLSQALITRGTSSRRERVRILESQVTTKFVSLPRTMSKSCALSTKFDLNHRNKVAGRVEYMLSENDAVIIVDHGSRRQESNDMLNEFVAMFKARTGYQIVEPAHMELAEPSISDAFKLCVQKGATRVIVSPFFLFPGRHWLQDIPALVTDASKYHSGISFVITAPLGLHELMVDVMNDRIKYCLSHVAGDADECSVCAGTGKCRLYQT; via the exons ATGATGCAATCTGCTAAAACCCTATCTCAAGCGCTGATCACAAG AGGAACAAGTTCAAGAAGGGAACGTGTGAGGATTCTTGAGAGTCAGGTTACTACCAAATTCGTCAGCTTGCCAAGAACTATGTCGAAAAGCTGTGCCCTCTCCACAAAATTCGATTTGAATCACAGGAATAAGGTAGCAGGAAGAGTGGAATATATGCTTAGTGAAAATGATGCGGTAATCATTGTTGACCATGGATCCCGACGGCAAGAATCTAATGATATGCTAA ATGAGTTCGTTGCGATGTTCAAAGCTAGAACAGGCTATCAGATAGTAGAGCCTGCTCATATG GAATTAGCTGAACCATCAATCAGTGATGCATTCAAATTATGTGTGCAAAAAGGAGCAACACGAGTTATTGTTAgtccttttttccttttcccaGGACGGCACTGGCTTCAG GATATCCCAGCTTTAGTCACTGATGCATCCAAGTATCATTCTGGCATATCATTTGTCATAACTGCACCTCTTGGTCTACATGAACTTATGGTG GATGTCATGAACGATCGGATAAAATACTGTCTGAGCCATGTAGCTGGCGATGCTGATGAGTGCAGTGTGTGTGCTGGAACAGGAAAATGCCGCTTGTACCAAACTTAA
- the LOC121997727 gene encoding sirohydrochlorin ferrochelatase, chloroplastic-like isoform X6 codes for MMQSAKTLSQALITRGTSSRRERVRILESQVTTKFVSLPRTMSKSCALSTKFDLNHRNKVAGRVEYMLSENDAVIIVDHGSRRQESNDMLNEFVAMFKARTGYQIVEPAHMELAEPSISDAFKLCVQKGATRVIVSPFFLFPGRHWLQDVMNDRIKYCLSHVAGDADECSVCAGTGKCRLYQT; via the exons ATGATGCAATCTGCTAAAACCCTATCTCAAGCGCTGATCACAAG AGGAACAAGTTCAAGAAGGGAACGTGTGAGGATTCTTGAGAGTCAGGTTACTACCAAATTCGTCAGCTTGCCAAGAACTATGTCGAAAAGCTGTGCCCTCTCCACAAAATTCGATTTGAATCACAGGAATAAGGTAGCAGGAAGAGTGGAATATATGCTTAGTGAAAATGATGCGGTAATCATTGTTGACCATGGATCCCGACGGCAAGAATCTAATGATATGCTAA ATGAGTTCGTTGCGATGTTCAAAGCTAGAACAGGCTATCAGATAGTAGAGCCTGCTCATATG GAATTAGCTGAACCATCAATCAGTGATGCATTCAAATTATGTGTGCAAAAAGGAGCAACACGAGTTATTGTTAgtccttttttccttttcccaGGACGGCACTGGCTTCAG GATGTCATGAACGATCGGATAAAATACTGTCTGAGCCATGTAGCTGGCGATGCTGATGAGTGCAGTGTGTGTGCTGGAACAGGAAAATGCCGCTTGTACCAAACTTAA
- the LOC121997724 gene encoding protein DEFECTIVE IN MERISTEM SILENCING 3-like, translating to MPEKEIREDDFLNFDTIMSHSQKLEEELQKLGLRIKHHEDNLKFLKAQIDGIDESILDLQVELGKYHSRALETENSNLSPEKSENHTVENILKQERSVAGLIYYMKLDHGPLAAKLPLTKDVLGVVATLGKVHDDNFSRILSEYLGLENMMAVVCKTYEGVMALEKYNKDGMIERRSGLNGLGLSVAQNIQGRYLVYCIENLRPYVGEFIPEDPQRRLDLLKPRLANGETPPEFIGFAVNMIDLDRMHLAYITPNGLGLRETLFYNLFSRLQVYKTRSGMQCAMPYISDGAISLDGGIMKNNGVYYLGDRNNIEVRFPISSGISRLPENVIETEKNLKLINWKKERFFEDMKREETLLNKAKALFAAKKEESINYLKETALNWKQGVENNHN from the exons ATGCCGGAGAAAGAGATCCGTGAAGATGATTTCCTGAACTTTGACACCATAATGAGCCATTCGCAG AAATTAGAAGAAGAGCTACAAAAACTGGGACTGAGAATTAAACATCATGAGGACAACCTGAAATTTCTCAAGGCTCAGATTGATGGAATTGATGAATCGATTCTAGATTTGCAAG TTGAACTAGGGAAATATCATTCTAGAGCTCTGGAAACTGAAAACAGCAATTTATCTCCTGAGAAATCTGAAAATCATACTGTTGAAAACATACTAAAGCAAGAGCGAAGTGTGGCTGGTCTAATATATTATATGAAACTTGATCATGGTCCACTAGCAGCAAAGTTACCATTGACGAAGGATGTGCTGGGTGTAGTAGCAACACTTGGGAAAGTACATGATGATAACTTTAGCAG GATTTTATCAGAGTACTTAGGCTTGGAGAATATGATGGCTGTAGTTTGCAAGACATATGAAGGTGTTATGGCTCTTGAGAAATATAATAAGGATGGCATGATAGAGAGAAGATCTGGTCTTAATGGACTTGGTCTCTCTGTTGCACAAAATATACAAGGAAGATATCTCGTCTATTGTATTGAGAATTTGAG ACCTTATGTTGGTGAATTTATACCTGAGGATCCACAAAGGAGACTTGATTTGCTGAAGCCAAGACTAGCTAATGGGGAAACTCCACCTGAATTTATAGGTTTTGCTGTTAATATGATTGATCTGGACCGTATGCACTTGGCTTACATCACACCTAATGGACTTGGCCTTCGTGAGACTCTCTTTTATAACTTATTTTCTCGCTTGCAAGTGTATAAAACCAGATCTGGTATGCAATGTGCTATGCCTTATATAAGTGATGGAGCTATCTCCCTAGATGGGGGTATAATGAAAAACAATGGGGTATATTACCTTGGTGACAG GAACAATATTGAGGTAAGGTTTCCAATAAGCTCAGGGATATCAAGGCTACCAGAAAATGTCATTGAAACTGAAAAGAACCTCAAGCTTATAAACTGGAAGAAGGAAAGATTCTTTGAAGATATGAAAAGAGAAGAAACATTGCTAAACAAAGCAAAGGCATTGTTTGCAGCCAAAAAGGAAGAGAGCATAAACTACCTTAAAGAGACTGCACTGAATTGGAAACAG GGCGTGGAAAATAATCATAACTAG
- the LOC121997731 gene encoding uncharacterized protein LOC121997731, which yields MAASFSLAPSQIFLSHRHLSSPSPKSLHKSILLSSSSSSSSSFTEAATNPILSEGVAEPAAAGAVAEQEESSKTLLDPVTEDPLFKGCKTCGREVIEKGCNGEGRIQGGIATVPGFGWWPIKAFRPCPGFVATGGRYTRKGQSMDEVAFGRDGRDTPAKSSKRRENKRK from the exons ATGGCTGCCTCCTTCTCCCTCGCTCCTTCCCAAATCTTCCTCTCCCATCGCCATCTTTCTTCTCCGTCTCCGAAGTCACTCCACAAATCCATCCTTctatcctcttcctcttcctcttcttcatcgTTCACAGAAGCAGCTACAAATCCGATCCTCTCAGAGGGAGTAGCAGAACCGGCGGCGGCGGGGGCTGTTgcagagcaagaagagagctccAAAACACTACTAGATCCAGTCACAGAGGACCCTCTATTCAA GGGGTGCAAGACCTGCGGGAGAGAGGTAATCGAGAAGGGTTGCAACGGCGAGGGCCGAATTCAAGGCGGGATCGCAACCGTCCCAGGCTTTGGCTGGTGGCCGATAAAAGCCTTTAGGCCTTGCCCGGGGTTTGTAGCAACTGGTGGGAGGTACACAAGGAAAGGGCAAAGCATGGACGAGGTTGCATTTGGCAGGGACGGAAGAGATACGCCCGCCAAATCAAG CAAGAGAAGGGAGAACAAAAGGAAGTGA
- the LOC121997732 gene encoding cytochrome c-type biogenesis CcmH-like mitochondrial protein, producing MVSSEELKKAQIVEARAKSIFPNVRCTECGSQSIEDSQADVAILLRKLIRDEIREGKTDKEVYKSLAERFGEDVLYAPHFDLQTAAIWLSPVIVAGVAIGGWAYRRRRQNTNVHVMALNLVRGVPLTPTEKETMLELLTPPPSPRRKWWS from the exons ATGGTGAGCAGCGAGGAGTTGAAGAAAGCTCAGATTGTTGAGGCTCGTGCGAAGAGCATTTTCCCTAATGTTAGGTGCACTGAATGTGGCAGTCAATCCATTGAGGATTCACAGGCAGATGTTGCTATTTTGCTCAGAAAG CTCATCCGGGATGAAATCCGAGAAGGTAAAACTGACAAGGAGGTGTACAAAAGTCTAGCGGAAAGGTTCGGCGAGGATGTACTTTATGCTCCTCATTTCGATCTACAAACTGCTGCTATATGGTTGTCGCCG GTCATTGTTGCTGGGGTTGCAATTGGTGGATGGGCATATCGGAGGCGCAGGCAAAATACCAATGTCCACGTAATGGCACTGAATCTTGTTCGAGGTGTTCCGTTAACCCCTACAGAGAAGGAAACTATGCTCGAACTACTAACACCACCTCCATCTCCGAGAAGAAAGTGGTGGAGTTGA